Sequence from the Saccopteryx bilineata isolate mSacBil1 chromosome 6, mSacBil1_pri_phased_curated, whole genome shotgun sequence genome:
GGCAAAGCGCTGCTCCCGGCACAGAGAGAGATGCGCCTCGGCCAGCAGGACTGGCTCGGGGCGCCCCCAACCGCACCGAGCACTGGGGCACGTCCTGGCCAGTGGCCACCAGCCCTCGCCCTTGCCCGCCCGAGCCGGGGCAGCAGCGGGAGCCCCGCCGGAGCCGGGCTGGGCATGCGCACTGCAGCCTCCCTCCCGGTGAAGGTCAGCCCAGGGCCTAACTGCAAGACTCGGTGGAGGGGGGAGGCgacaaggggtgggggggagaggcagCAAGGAGATTTAACTCCTTCCCTTCGGGAAGAAAGGTGGTCACCGGGGATGGTGCCCGAGCTTGTGTCCCACCCTCCCTTCTTCTGTCTTCTGTGGCAGGCCGTTGTGGGGACCCTGctcagggggaggaggaggcgggggaggaagagggagaatggAAGAAGGAGgcgagaggaaaggagggaagctgGGAAGGGGAGTGCAAGGAAGGCAGGGGAGGAACAAAGGAAAGGAGACTGAAGGGAGAGGTCTGTGTCTGCTGCCCCCTTTCCTCTGTACCCCAGCAATAAAGCGTTCCTTAGCAGAATGGAACTATGCTCTTGGATTggtactggtgtgtgtgtgtgtgtgtgtgtgtgtgtgtaagagaatgAGAATGAAGTGAGACCACCAGGAGCGCTTAGACTGAGGACCCCTAACACTCTCCCTCTGAACCCTAGGGCAAGCCAGGAGAGCCCAAGGCAGCTCTGCTTCACCTTACCTGCCTGGCAGAGGTCCCAGGTCCCTGGGGAATCCTGGCCAGCCCGTGGGGCCAGGAGAGGACTGGAGGGGAATcttcaccttaacccccacctcTAGGGAAGGGTTTCTTCCAGCCAGCAGATAAGACATTGGCAGACCAGACCTTGGGCATGGGGGCACACTCCcacatctccttctccttctcctcctcacccCTCAGATCAGAACACAGCAGTGCTGGGTATCTCTCTTCATGCAAGAATGTGTCTGTGTCCAGCATACCCTCTGTTACTACCAAGGGggctgtctgtctttctgtgagACTTCACCTTCCTATGtcagcttcacacacacacacacacacacacacacacacacacacacgacacaaATAAGgtagagagaaacaaaaataaataaaaacccaaataaagaaaaagtgggaCACCAAAAGAGtcgtgtgaccttggacaagtcactggcCCTCAGCCTCCTCAGGAATAAGAGAAGGGCCTCCCCCCCACCTGAAATCCACAGATTCCataagacagagacaggaaccaAGGCAGACAGccgggaaagagagggagacagtcACAGGGAAGCAGGACCGCGCCAATTCAGGGGGTGCTGCTGGCCCACAGTGAGGCCGTGctccgtcacacacacacacctgggttGAGTCCTCACCACTATGCTGTCAGCCCCTGGTGGAGCAGGGCAAGGCCTTGGCTTGTGGTCCCTGGGGGCCTGGAAAAAAGTGAGTCGAATCAGTGGGTTTTGTCAGTCTGTGGGTGCTCCGTGACCCCCTTCCTGCCCCTCACACACAGCACAGACATCACATCTGGATGCTGAAACTGCGGGTCATGAGAGGAGAGCTGAGGCTCTGGGACCCTGAGCATGCACAGCCCCGATGGAAGGCATGATTCCTCTCCCCTTCATGGCCACCATTCTTTGGGTAGTCTCTTGTAACCATTCATGTCCAGAAGCTAGTGGCTCTGTGCAAAGGAGCGGAACGGGCCTGGTCCCCATTTTGACAAGTAGGGGGTTGGTTGTGACCTGGCGTTTGCATGGGATCTTGAGTGGTAGTCTCACAGCCCATCCTGGCTGCAGCTCTGCCCAGTGGGGCAGCAGGGATGATCCCCATAGAAACTTCCTCACTCTTGCCCACTTCCCCTCTGAACCAGCTAGACTCAAGGCAAATGCAAAGAGGATCAATGACCTCAGGATTCAGGCACAAGCTGTCAGGATGCCAACCAGTACCCATGGCCCTTCTTCTGTCCTGAGGCCAAGGGCCTACTCCTATCCACAGGGCTGGGGAAACGCACCCATCCCCATGAGATCCTCTGTCTGCAGCTGAAGCCATCCCCCTACCCCTGCTTCTGCCATCACCCCAATGCCTGAGGCTCCTCGGAGTCACCTACCTCTCTTTATGTCCCAAACATCCTGCCTCACCTTCAGACCTATCGACAGACACAGGTTCAGTCCTCAGCCTGGGGAGCTGGGGCCCAGGTTCAGGGAGCAGCCTGTGACTTCCTGTGGACACTTAGCCCTGCTCATGGCTGGTGACATGGTCTGGGGAAGGCTACCTCCTCCTCATGGGCTGTATCCTCTCTGTGAAATGAGACACTGCCGCCTTACTCTGGAAGGCCCTTGGCAGGTGTGCCCGGGGAAGGGCAGAGAGCTGCCCCCATCACCAGCCCGCAAGCATGGATCCTAGCTACCCAGGGTCCCTGGGCGGGGAAGCTCCTTGTCCCCACTTCATGACCAGTGTCAGGACAATGTCATAGTGACCGAACATCCCACCCCTCACCCTGGAAAGCTGAGGCCTCAACTACTGCTCTGACCAGGTGTTCAGAGAGGTTTCTGCCACCCACTACGTTCTGAGGTCTGGGATGTCGCCTGGCGAGTGGAAAATGCTGAACACAGAACAGAATTCACCTGCATTCTCTTGAAGACATTTTTGGGTCAATTAAACCAAATGGCAGTGGGCAAGGGAATGTTATAACAAAACATCCAGGGAAGCAACTGGAGAGCTGGCCTCCCAGATGTTTTCAGCTCCGTCCGGAGTCAAGGGTGAGCCCCATGTATAGGGTCTGAAATGTACTTTGCTCTGcatcagtgggggggggggtgttgagtGCACCTGCCTGCCTTACTGGGCCACTCTCATCAACTCCTGCACGCTGGGCGCTGGGCTCCCTGAGACTCCATGAGTCCCATGTGCTGCTCCCCTCTCCGACCTGAGCCCTTCCGCTCAGTCTGTCATAAGAAAAATATCTAGTCCACTGGGTCACTTCTGCAAACATTCCTTTTGCTTTCTTACTACAGCAGCTGGGGCCCTGCCCAGAGGATGTTTTCCCAGAccccccctaccaccaccactgACCTCAACATGGGGTAGGACCCCTCCTTGCCCCTGGCAGCTGCTTTCCAGGCCCCTGTCTTTATACCTTACCCTCCTGACCCCCTTCCCACAATACATGGCACCTTCATTTCCTGAGGGTCTCAGCTCCCAGCTCATGGTCACTCCCTGCGGTGTGActctctgccctctccctggAGCTTCTCAGATACTCTGGCCCTGGTTCCTTGGCCACCTCCCCTCCAGCGATCCCCCCTTCCATATACCCCTCATGCCAGGGTCATCTCCTGGACCTTGTCATTCCAGCCATTGCAGCCCCCACCCCCGAGATCAGTCTCGAGCACCTCATTCTCTGACCACTCTGTCCAACACCCTGACCTCCAAAGCCTATGACACCACTGGGACCACTGGGCTTTCTCTAACCTGCATCCCCCCATCACAAAGACACCCGTATATAGACTCTCTTCTTTTAAATTACAGGGACGTAGACAGAACATAAAAGTTACCATATTAGACTCTCTTACTTAAGAGTTAAATCCAACTCCACCAACCCTCCACTGCACCCAGCACCTGACTGAGAAAGACACAGacccacccaccctccaggacctGGTCTCCCACTGCCACTTCTGGAGCATGGACTTCCTCATGCTGCAGGCCACCCCAGTCTTTCCCCGGTCCCTTCACTTCCTTCCTTGATCGCACTCCGACATGACTTTCCCTCATCTCCTCCAACCTGCAGCTCTTCTCCCACCTCACTCCTGGCAGACGCCCTTGCTTCTTGCTTTCCTGAGATCATGGAAGAAACTTCTGGACACTCCCACCTTCCGGCTGCTCTGTCTCGTTCCTGTGGGACTTCTTTGTGTCTGCTTTGAAGTCCTCTGGTGTTCTGGCTCCTGTCCCCTCTCATAGCCTCAGGAATATCACTCCAGCAATTCTCACTCACACCATCTAACGGTCAGTTTCCCCTATTGGACACTTCTTGCCCTTACCCCATCTGCTTATCCCATCGGCCACCGCCCAGTTGCAACAGAACTTCTCAGAAGAGTTGTCTccagccctggcagggtagctcagttggttggagcactgcgattgcaggttccatcctatggcagggcacatacaagaatcaaccaaggtgcctgacctgtggtggcgcagtggataaagcattgacctagaaatgctgaggtcgctggttcgaaaccctgggcctgcctggtcaaggcacatatgggagttgatgcttccagctcctccccccttctctctctctgtctctctctcctctgtctctctcctctctaaaaaataaaaaaataaaataaaaaaagaatcaaccaaggtGAATGCATGAAggggtggaacagcaaattgatgtttctctctttatctctctctcaaatcaatcatcATAATGAGTTGTCTCCATTCaatgtcttttcttcttccccaatCCCAACCCTTCCCAGTACAAAGCCTCCCATGCTGTTAGGCTCACCAATGAGCTTTGTGTTGCCAAATGTCACCCTCAGTTCTCAGGCATCATCTTGCTAAACCAGCTGCCTCAGTCCACACAGGTGGCCACTCTCTCCCCTTGGAAACACGCTCAGGTCTTGACTCCAGGGCACTCCCCTCCTGGGTTTGCCTCCTGCTGCTCCTTCTCATCTGCCCAGCTGTCCGGCCCATCTTCCCTCTCAGTGCAGGAGCGCTTCAGAACTCACGCCTGGGTCTTCCTCACTTCCCCACAATCGCTCCCCTGGTGACCTCATCCAGCATCATATCTTTAAGGACCACTTCTACGTTGACAACTACCAAAGTTTTCCTTCCAAGCAGTCCCCTCTCCCAACCCTTAAGACTTGAATATACAGTTGAGAGTCCTCTGCTCAACACTTCCACCCAGATCATTCATAGATGGCTCAGCTTTGGTTGTGGGGATAGGAAGGCGAGGCTTTCTATAAATGCCTGCCCTCTGTCCACATTCTTCATTCTCCTTCCAACTGCTCAGACCCACAACTTTGGAGTGATCCCAGaatcctgccttctctcctcccacATCCAATCTGGAGGCAAGAAAGTCCTGTTGGCACTGGGTCCAGAATCCAACCCCTTCTCACCTCttcctgccaccacctggtcccaTCTGGGAACAGTGTCTAGCTTGCTTTCAACCTACCCCAACTCATGCTCAGCATGGCAACCAGAGTGGCCTTTAAAAAGAGgaacctgggcctgacctgtggtggcgcagtggataaagcgtcaacctggaaatgctggggttgccggttcaaaaccctgggcttgcctggtcaaggcacatatgggagttgatgcttccagctcctccccccttctctctgtctctctctcctctctgcctctcctctctaaaatgaataaataaaatttaaaaaaagaatcacacacacttgcaaaataaaactttaaaaaaaaaaaaaaagaggaacctggcctgacccgtggtggtgcagtggataaagtgtggacctggaacgctgaggttaccggttcaaaacccaggcttgcctggtcaaggcatatatgggagttgatgcttcccgctccccctttctctctctctctctctctctctctctctctctttctgtctataaacatgaataaataatatctaaaaaaaagggggggaccagatcatgtcatttttctgtttgaaactctcctaccccccccccaatcttaTTCCAAGTAAGAGCCAAGGAGGTCCTGCAGGTCCCAGGACCCAGTCCCAATGCCACTCCGGCTTTGTCTAtgccctcacctcccaccacccCTGGACTGTCCTCTCTGCCCCAGCCTCTGGCCTCGTGGTGGTTCTGCAGAAACTCCAGGCGCGGCCACCCTGAGGCTTTGTTCCCTCTGCTTGGGAGGCCCTTCTGCATGGCTAACTCTCCCATCTCCCTTTGTTCAAGTCTTTGTTCAAGTGCCCCCTTCTCAATGGGCACAATCTGTCCACACCATTAAAAACtgcagcctgccccccccccaccacactgTTCCTTCTCTCATTCTGCTCATCTTCCTGTGGGGCTGCCCACCTTTCATCGCGCTACATCATTGGCTTACTCCTCCTGTGAGTGTCAACCCCTCTCTCCCCTGGTGTGAATGTAAGCTCCAAGAAGGGAGGTGTCTTTCTGTTCTGTTCATGAACAAATCCCCAAGAGCTGGCACATGGTAGAGGCCGTGAcctcacagggacagagagagcctATGCCAAGTCAGCTTGGGGTTTCCAGTGCACTTCCCAATTCTGGATGATGTTATAACTGGTGCTCCTGTTACGGCAGGATTCATAGCAGTAACATCATCTTAGGTTTGAATAGAACTTGACTGTTGGCCAAGTGCTTTCACACAGTTGGCCTGATCCTGACAGAGACCCttgcaggttgggggggggggtaggtagTATTCTTATTCTAAAGATAaggaaaagagccctggccgggtagctcagtttgttaagcgtcatcccaatatgccaggtgtgggtttgatctttggtcagagcacatacaatgaatgtataagtaagtggcacaacaaattgatgtttctttctctatctctctcctttcctctctctctctaaaattaaatttaaaaaaataaataaataaggaaaagaggCTTTGTTACATGTGTGGCTGGGACTGCAAATCGGTCTCCCAACCTCAAGGTCCCTGGGTTTTCTCTTCCATCCCAAGCTGCCTCCCCAAGGCCCACATAGAATGCCTTCCCACCGGGAacagtcacacacacatgcatgtgggCCCGTCCACCTTTCCCGAACACCTGCCTTGTAAAGAAGACAGTCAAGACCCCGAAGGCCTGGCCATTGAAGCTGAATTATCCTCTGTTATCTTTTCAAACTCACCCCAAAAGATCTCAAGCAGATTGTGTCAAAAATTCTGGGAAATCTACCATCAAGGTGTCTAGAACAAACTCCAGTGCATTTGAGGGTGTTCCTTTAGGCCTTTCCTGTGTTAGAATTACCGAAATAATGAGCCTCAGTTACACTGTGAATAAACCCCCCGCTCCCGTGTTCGAAGCAGTGTAGGCAGTCTAGCTCTGCACATTCCCACAGTGGGCAGAGCTGGAGCCAAGGCCAGGGGCAGCCTGAGTTCCAGCAGGCGGGGGACTCGAGAGACTCCACAGTGTCAGGGAGTCCCTCTGTCCCCCGAGCCTTGGCTCTTCATGTAGCCGGTATAATGTAGGATCATACCCCCCGGAGGATCTCACCACCTAGAGAGCTCGTCTTTCTCCGGCATCAAACATGACTCCTGATGCTGAAGGCCGTGGTCCCAGTCCCTCTGTtatggttgaattgtgtccccttcCCCTCAGCCCCACCAAACTCATTTGTTGGAGCCCTAACCCATAGCACCTCGgcatgtgatcttatttggagaCATGGTCTTTAGAGATCATcaggttaagatgaggtcattagggtgacTCTAACCCAATATGACTGCTGTCGTTATAAAACAGCGGAAGTTTGGCACAGAGGCTGACGTGCACAGAGGACACAGGAGAAGATAGCCATCTACATGCCAAGGGACAGGCCATCCTCACAGATCTGCccccagaaggaaccaaccctgctgacaccttgatctcggACTTttagcctccaggactgtggggaaatgcatccccccccccatccgGGAATACATTATGGTGGCCCTAGGTACTGATCTGTCCCTCCAACGCTGCTCTTGAATGTCCCGATGCTGGCCTGCATGTGCCCCCCTTGCCCATCCAGGGGCCATCCACTCTGCCTCCGCATTCTGAGCATGGCTCACAGAGCAACGGGCTCCTTCACCACCACACAGGACAGAGCTTGGCCCAGGAGACCTAGTCTGTGTCTCTACCCTATCCCCTGTTGACAAGAGGACAACAGCGTCAAGTCATGCCAACttgtctgagcctcagtctcttcatcttcAAAATGGGTATGCCATCATCTCAACTGTCTCACTGGGTTACTATGGATAGCAAAACAGTAACAAGAGGACATGTGGACATCCTCTGTCcacagaggactggataaagtcagcactgttattaacaaaacacACTTTGGTAACAGACCTTCCCACTTTGGACTTGTACTGCATACACTTCACTGTTGATTAAACCCTCACTTCCCTTCCTACTCCGATGGTGCCAAAGCATGTCGTTCCATTCTTATCAAGTTTCCTTTGTGGACTCAAGAACAgatgcttatatttatttattcctgcTCATATTCACCTGGTAAGCCTTAGCCCATTATTCTGGCTTGAGAGATTTCGAATCTCCATTCCATTCCCCAATCCATTCCCCATCCTTCCCAGCTAGGCATCACTCACAAGTCCATTGGGCATGACCTTCTCTCTTCATCCCGGTCTTTGCTGAAGGTACTTAAAGAGGACAGGCACCAGGACAAAGCCCTCCCTCCAGACAAACTCTCCCCTTTGGGTTTAGTCTTCAACTGGCAGTAAATTTACCCCACCGTAGAAATATCCAGTTCCAGGATGGGGTGTCAAGTGGTTGTTTCAAATCAGCCACAAAAGGAGTGTTTACACTATGGGAATTGGCAAACAATACACATCAGAGCTTACCTCCCCCTTCCCAGCCTGTGAAGAGCTAGTCCTTGGGTGACTCTaaacccacacaccactgcctccAGCCATCATTTAAGTGCCAAACTCAAGACATTAGGGAAGACTGTCAAATGCCTCCAAATCAACACACGTATCTTTACGGAGCTTAGTAGCCTACAAAAGAGTTCAATATTCACTATATAATCTGGTACTTTCAACATCCCAGGAAGTAAAAGGGAGAGATATTACTTtacctatttaaaaaatgtgggACACAAAGGTTAATAATGATGCACACAGAGCCAGCTGTGGAAGGTGGGGCCCCTGCCCTGGGTTTAAACACAAAGCTCCCcccttcccaccagcagcacaTCATGGAGGATTAATGAACAATGCTTCTCAAAAGGGGATCCCTGACCCATACTCAGGAGGCGGTCCTCAGGTTTTGACAAGGCTcttcacattttgtttataactCATTCACAAGAGACTGCCTAACGTGACAGCACTCTGTCTGAGATGTTTCTCAGACGGAGGCCACTGCTACCTGGAGGCCCTCATGTTCTCGGTGTGAGAAACGTTCTGAGCCCAAGGGATGGAAGAGATGACGGGGGACAGGCGATGATATGAGGAAAGTTCAAGGTGGATGTTACAAATTGGGCAAGACGGACAACTTGCACTTAGCCTAccctgtgggttttttgtttttgttttttagcaagagagagacagacagaaagggagagagatgagaagcatcaacttatagttgtggcatcttagttgttcactgattgctttctcatatgtgccttgaccagggagttccagctgagtcagtgaccccttgctcaagccagtgaccttagacctcaagccagcgaccatggggtcatgtctatgaccctgtgctcaagccaaatgagcccctgctcaagccggcagcaacctcaaggttttttttttgtttttttttaattttatttattcattttagagaggagagacagagagagagaagggggagaggagctggaagcatcaactcccatatgtgccttgaccaggcaagcccagggtttcaaaccggcgacctcagcatttccaggtcgacagtttatccactgcgccaccacaggtcaggcaacctcaaggttttgtacctgggtcctttgcatcccaggctgatgctctattcactgtgccactacctggtcaggctaccctgtGTCTTAAACACTTTTAGAAACCTTACAAATGGGcagatttcacattaaaaaaaaacaacaacagattttCAGAATCTCTTAAAAAACGGGACATCTGGCAATAAAAGCCCACCAATACCTTGAAACAGACAGAGGTGCAGAGGGGATGCCCTCTCTTGAAAGGGCAAAAAGCTCTCCAATTCATCCCCCATTCTCTATTTTAGGGGCTACCAACTCAAATGCCCCAAAGGGCCCCAGCAATTCATATGAATGAGTGGCCTGGGCTTTGAGCCCCTAACAATTAGCCTTGGACCCTGGGTCTCAGTGCTGTAGGTACACGGCACAGCTCTGACGGCCGGAAGGGACTCTCAACCCAACCACTGGAggtcactcaacctctctgtgcctcagcttttCATCTTAAAAGTGATgacaataataatggcaattgcCTTCGAGTGCTGCGGTGGGGATAAATCAGGTAATCCATGAGAAATTCTTAACACCATTCTTCAACTCTCCGTGAGCCCTCTACCAGTACTGACCGCTGCTGTTCTGACCCCGAGTGTgtttccctctgtcccctcctgcaGATGGCTGGTCTGAGTCTCTGCTGAGCAAGTGGGGTGGACAAAAATGGGGGATGGGGGGCAGTTGCAGAGTGTGTGTGGGGTCTTGACAGGTGGGGGGCTGTGTCATCCACCAAACAGGTAAATTTTTGAAAGGGTTTCTAAAGACAGGGCTTTCACCTATAGGGAGAAGCTGGGGTGAGATAGGGCAAGGGGTAATCAAGTAGGGACTCAGAGGGGAAACAAAGGCAAgagaaagcaaaagcaaaatgATGCTTATGGCAGGAGAGCTCCGTTGGTTAAGAGCCTCCCCAAGAAGTGAGAAGTCATCAGTTCTATCcacactcagggcacacacaggaatagcttgatgttcccgtctccttctctctctcctgttctttctCGATGCTTCCTGCTGGGTCGGGGAGGGGGCAGGTGAGTAGGGTCTGTGAGAAAGCCAGAGctcagcttctcccccctctaTCCAGGTCCCCACCTGCAGGAACCTCACCCCTCTGCCACGGCCACTCCTCAAAGCCACCTAGCAGTGTCCCTGCTGCTGCTCTGCCTGCcaaacccccaccccctgccaaatCTGTCCATAGCCCCAGAGAGCCGGCAGCCTGCAGAGCCCTctccagaacccctgtgctggctcacttgtttcttttcttcttccaacTAAAAACTTTATTAGAGACAAAAAGCCCTCTTGAATGTGCAAACTGCATCCAGCTGGAGGGAGAGCTGCTGGCTGGGAAGAAGGGCTGAAGTGGACGAGACACGATGACACCTGAGCTCCCTGGTGTGGGACCAGGGTGGAGGGACATCTGGGCCAGTGGGAGGAAGCCCCAGGGCTTCTCACTGACCCCCAGCCTTGATGAGCTGATGGTAGGTCAGGCCTGGAACCAGGGGAGACACTGGTCACTGACAGAGTTGTGCTTTGGCGATGATGGATAGGGCCATTGCTGACCTTCCCCTCACGCGGGGCCTTGGATGGAGTGCTCTGTACTCGTGCCCACCAAGTCCTTACAGAAGGGGCACTGACTCCCACCTTACAGACGAGATGCTGGAGGTCTGAAGAA
This genomic interval carries:
- the LOC136309489 gene encoding uncharacterized protein isoform X2 yields the protein MELMLGHLPEGATLRCGHKGTFRPEGRGTGVGARPELPHHKGQDLQSLSQLPKGAQQCPATVHCRLPSSKETRESHDSRGLGAFLPALLARLTVPESQDQPGPTRVRAEDDRPVSRSRSPPCRPPISPFLAEAPPAPNGKALLPAQREMRLGQQDWLGAPPTAPSTGARPGQWPPALALARPSRGSSGSPAGAGLGMRTAASLPVKVSPGPNCKTRWRGEATRGGGERQQGDLTPSLREERWSPGMVPELVSHPPFFCLLWQAVVGTLLRGRRRRGRKRENGRRRREERREAGKGSARKAGEEQRKGD